A window of Apium graveolens cultivar Ventura chromosome 8, ASM990537v1, whole genome shotgun sequence contains these coding sequences:
- the LOC141677599 gene encoding 20 kDa chaperonin, chloroplastic: MAASQMTTTSFYGRSLLFPSTVEGTFKPSSFSHLGQFGGSLSSRNFRGLTVKAATVVAPKYTSLKPLGDRVLIKIKTVEEKTTGGILLPSSAQSKPQGGEVVAIGEGRTVGPNKVAVSVKTGAKVVYSKYAGTEVEFNGSNHLILKEDDIVGILDSDDVKDLKPLNDRVLIKVAEAEEKTAGGLLLTEASKDKPSIGTVVAVGPGPLDEEGKRKALSLSAGSTVMYSKYAGNDFKGTDGSDYIALRESDIMAVLS; the protein is encoded by the exons ATGGCGGCATCTCAGATGACAACAACTTCATTTTACGGCAGGAGCTTGTTGTTCCCATCAACTGTTGAAGGAACCTTCAAACCGTCTTCGTTTTCGCATTTAGGACAATTTGGAGGCAGTTTGAGTTCCAGGAATTTCCGTGGACTCACTGTCAAAGCTGCTACTGTTGTTGCTCCTAAG TACACTTCACTAAAGCCATTGGGTGATAGAGTTCTTATTAAAATCAAGACTGTTGAGGAGAAGACCACTGGTGGCATCTTACTACCATCATCAGCACAATCAAAACCTCAAGGAGGTGAGGTTGTTGCTATTGGAGAGGGAAGGACTGTTGGACCTAACAAAGTTGCTGTGTCTGTGAAG ACTGGTGCCAAAGTTGTGTATTCCAAGTATGCTGGGACTGAAGTAGAGTTCAACGGTTCCAATCATCTTATTCTGAAGGAGGATGACATTGTTGGTATTCTTGATTCTGATGATGTCAAGGATTTGAAACCCCTAAATGACAGAGTTCTCATTAAG GTTGCTGAGGCTGAAGAGAAAACAGCTGGAGGCCTGTTGTTAACAGAGGCAAGCAAGGACAAACCTTCCATTGGAACT GTTGTTGCTGTTGGACCTGGCCCTCTAGACGAGGAAGGAAAGAGAAAAGCACTTTCACTTTCTGCAGGAAGCACCGTAATGTACTCCAAATATGCCGGAAATGACTTTAAAGGCACTGATGGGTCAGATTACATAGCTCTAAGGGAGTCTGATATAATGGCTGTGCT